In Pyricularia oryzae 70-15 chromosome 2, whole genome shotgun sequence, one genomic interval encodes:
- a CDS encoding cytochrome P450 monooxygenase codes for MTQWELVFGMLAEWQLEILVTITVLIAGSLLYLDRPAVYPGIPLMGAGKGWFGYRQAVNKYRVNGREMVREYSKTNKPFQVITDTTTKIFLPAEYTEEVKGIKELSFGKGLSIELFGGYRGFEAVAALGDDESNIIQTVSRLKITTSLKYLTDEISDEASAALQEQLGDNIQEWQEASVKPIVRNLNARLSARVFVGPELCRNKAWLDVSTSYAAQCGVAAFKLQAWPRVLQWPVSLFLPECRVLRRMAADARRILAPIASNRSDKPVDPKHRGGDTILWIQEAVSKAKMSHKYSVADFQLGLSLAAIHTTTELLTNALFDIVTTGPELIDELRREIIQVFNGEGGIASYNEEEVFTKERLYKLRLLDSTLKETQRLRMSRLGGMPRVATAPITFKSGLAIPAGAFTHVLLTAHMDPSIYWSPETYDPRRFLRLRSQPGQDKNWQMVTTSPHHLAFGYGEHACPGRFLAAAQVKIALVRLLMEYDWRFDGGRPESLDVGGGMNWANPNAKVSFRKRKAEVAF; via the exons ATGACTCAATGGGAATTGGTATTTGGCATGTTGGCAGAATGGCAACTGGAGATCTTGGTTACCATTACGGTGCTTATTGCCGGCAGCCTCCTCTACCTAGATCGCCCGGCTGTGTACCCAGGTATTCCTCTGATGGGAGCCGGGAAAGGGTGGTTTGGGTATAGGCAGGCAGTTAATAAATATCGCGTCAACGGACGGGAGATGGTAAGGGAATATTCCAAG ACCAACAAGCCATTTCAGGTAATCACGGATACGACCACCAAGATCTTCTTGCCAGCTGAATATACCGAGGAGGTCAAGGGAATTAAAGAGCTGAGCTTTGGCAAGGGACTTTCTATT GAATTGTTTGGCGGATATCGTGGGTTTGAGGCCGTGGCCGCCCTAGGTGACGACGAGAGCAACATCATCCAGACAGTTTCTCGCTTGAAGATAACAACGTCACTGA AATATCTGACCGACGAGATATCCGACGAGGCATCCGCGGCGCTACAGGAACAGCTGGGAGACAACATTCAAGAGTGGCAAGAGGCCAGCGTCAAACCTATTGTCCGCAATCTCAACGCCCGCCTCTCGGCCCGCGTCTTTGTGGGGCCCGAGCTCTGCCGAAACAAGGCCTGGCTGGACGTTTCCACCAGCTACGCGGCGCAATGCGGAGTCGCCGCCTTTAAGTTGCAGGCGTGGCCTCGTGTGTTGCAGTGGCCTGTCAGCCTTTTCCTCCCCGAGTGCAGAGTCCTGCGGCGCATGGCTGCCGATGCGCGTCGTATCTTGGCGCCCATTGCTTCCAATCGCAGTGACAAGCCAGTTGACCCCAAACACCGGGGAGGAGATACTATTTTG TGGATACAAGAGGCCGTTTCCAAGGCCAAAATGTCCCATAAATACTCTGTGGCAGACTTCCAGCTCGGCCTGAGCCTCGCCGCCATCCACACCACAACTGAGCTGCTCACCAATGCACTTTTCGATATCGTCACCACCGGACCAGAGCTCATTGACGAACTGCGGAGAGAAATTATACAAGTGTTCAACGGGGAAGGTGGCATCGCTTCATATAACGAGGAAGAGGTCTTTACAAAGGAGCGGCTGTACAAGTTGCGCTTGCTGGATAGCACTTTGAAGGAGACGCAGCGCCTTCGCATGTCAAGACTTG GCGGCATGCCACGTGTAGCGACAGCCCCCATCACCTTCAAGTCCGGACTGGCCATCCCGGCGGGCGCCTTCACCCACGTGCTCTTGACGGCACACATGGACCCGTCAATATACTGGTCTCCAGAGACGTACGACCCGCGCCGTTTTCTGAGGCTGCGCTCGCAGCCGGGCCAGGACAAGAACTGGCAGATGGTGACGACGAGCCCGCACCACTTGGCGTTTGGGTACGGGGAGCATGCGTGCCCCGGGCGGTTTCTGGCCGCGGCCCAGGTCAAGATCGCCCTGGTGCGGCTGCTGATGGAATACGACTGGCGCTTCGATGGGGGCAGGCCGGAGAGTTTGGATGTGGGCGGCGGCATGAATTGGGCTAATCCCAACGCCAAGGTCTCATTCAGGAAGAGGAAGGCCGAGGTAGCGTTTTGA
- a CDS encoding MAP kinase activator encodes MKALRRSIKGDKDKQPQISIAPKSAVAIVPPKKVIRALYDYEAQSTQELSFSRGDFFHVIGRENDTDWYEACNPALPDARGLVPVAFFQALGRTERDSAQSDTSVTRTSAPVPSKNPDHDSGYAETSAPVPSTPGFSNRDSKSGKSGAMVYGIVMYDFQAERADELQAQAGEAIIVIAQSNPEWFVAKPIGRLGGPGLIPVSFIEIRDMASNTPVPDPEGAVRRAGIPRVEEWKKMAAEYKNSSITLGKFEVGGAPQQQAIEQGMDRMSLQPTDSRSSQGQLNGKLQQQQQPQPQPQQQQQQQQPQQPGYNSQRNTQQQAMQPQNAYPTPKPSTQLYAPVQASIPRYCFAEEKYWFVIEAILEDGRKYELSRYYEDFYDFQIALLTEFPAEAGNTGTQKRTLPYMPGPVNYVTDAITEGRLHNLDAYVKNLLAQPTYISRCNLVKQFFAPREGDYEMDANGEEDEYRMSGGSQQSSPDSPNGGISQQSSRNNLSSGGYNNNNLAPSQQRGLSAQPPMMRQASSLSQPSQASLSPGIPQAGAFMKVKLSYNGDLIAIRVPSDIQFRELFDKITERLRIQPGEEVQLSYKDDITNGKLALMNDQDLIYAMQRNEKLLFYVDHI; translated from the exons ATGAAG GCCTTACGGCGATCCATCAAGGGTGATAAGGACAAGCAGCCACAGATATCTATAGCCCCCAAGTCTGCTGTCGCCATTGTGCCGCCAAAGAAG GTCATCCGCGCCCTCTACGACTATGAAGCCCAATCTACTCAAGAACTTAGCTTCTCACGCGGCGACTTCTTTCACGTGATAGGGAGAGAGAATGATACAGATTGGTACGAAGCATGCAACCCTGCGCTTCCAGATGCTCGCGGATTGGTCCCGGTTgccttcttccaagcccTTGGTCGCACAGAAAGGGATAGCGCTCAATCCGACACGTCCGTCACACGCACGTCTGCGCCTGTGCCATCAAAGAACCCAGACCATGATTCCGGATACGCCGAGACATCAGCTCCGGTCCCATCGACCCCAGGGTTCAGCAACAGGGACTCCAAGTCAGGCAAGTCGGGTGCCATGGTGTATGGCATAGTCATGTACGACTTCCAGGCAGAGCGTGCAGACGAACTCCAAGCACAGGCGGGAGAGGCAATTATAGTTATCGCCCAGTCAAACCCGGAATGGTTTGTGGCGAAACCCATTGGGAGGTTGGGGGGTCCAGGGTTGATACCAGTTTCTTTCATTGAGATACGAGACATGGCATCCAACACTCCTGTACCTGATCCGGAGGGAGCGGTACGGCGAGCTGGAATTCCGAGGGTTGAGGAATGGAAGAAGATGGCCGCAGAGTACAAGAACAGCAGCATCACTCTGGGCAAGTTTGAGGTTGGAGGCGCTCCCCAGCAGCAGGCCATCGAGCAAGGCATGGACCGCATGAGTCTGCAGCCTACGGACAGTCGCTCGAGTCAAGGACAGCTCAATGGCAAACTT caacagcaacaacagcctcagccgcagccgcagcagcagcagcagcagcagcagccacagcAGCCTGGATACAACTCACAAAGAAACACCCAGCAGCAGGCCATGCAACCTCAAAATGCTTATCCGACCCCCAAGCCTTCGACTCAACTATACGCTCCTGTTCAAGCCAGCATCCCGCGCTATTGTTTTGCCGAGGAGAAGTATTGGTTCGTCATTGAGGCTATTCTGGAAGATGGGCGCAAGTACGAGCTCTCCAGATACTACGAAGACTTTTACGACTTCCAGATTGCGCTCCTGACCGAGTTCCCTGCGGAGGCGGGCAACACGGGAACGCAGAAGCGAACCCTTCCGTACATGCCCGGCCCCGTTAACTACGTAACGGATGCTATCACTGAGGGTCGTTTGCACAATCTCGATGCTTATGTCAAGAACCTGCTTGCACAGCCCACGTACATATCTCGGTGCAATTTGGTGAAGCAGTTCTTTGCGCCCCGGGAAGGCGACTATGAGATGGACGCAAATGGAGAAGAAGACGAGTATCGCATGTCGGGCGGGTCACAACAATCTTCGCCGGATTCGCCAAATGGCGGAATATCGCAACAGTCGTCACGGAACAACTTGAGCTCGGGAGgctacaacaacaacaacctgGCCCCCAGCCAGCAACGAGGGCTTAGTGCTCAGCCCCCGATGATGCGTCAGGCTTCGTCACTGTCTCAGCCTTCCCAGGCTTCGCTTTCACCCGGCATTCCACAGGCTGGTGCTTTCATGAAAGTGAAACTAAGCTACAATGGCGACTTGATAGCCATACGAGTCCCTTCGGATATCCAATTCCGGGAGCTTTTTGACAAGATCACCGAGCGGCTCAGGATCCAGCCCGGTGAAGAGGTGCAGCTCTCATACAAGGACGACATAACCAACGGAAAGCTTGCCCTGATGAACGACCAGGATCTGATATACGCAATGCAGCGAAACGAGAAGCTTTTGTTCTACGTTGATCACATATAA
- a CDS encoding GANP domain-containing protein — MMPNTSWSQAAGIPHAYASYSPAPNAAPAYTSVSVRQSFGPVASAQHSYSPSQGTSYPSHPGATSTTTETAAQPTEQSKKIDWPLSVRQYVARSFLPDNMDHTVDRTEMEAKLKETISNAHQTGVMYTTDWDKYPLPQELIKQERLASLMSTTVALPNTTWNVATPTQKKRKSSDMSSEGLPGATAPWQSAKSNPLESRVSYQTTDKRPAPGASSNKAAMSKFQKQLEKRQRRFDGGYKSTYRSPSPPPSDGPIVGTCQTLEKRYLRLTGPPVISQVRPEPILHQTLDLLKKKWRKESNYSYICDQFKSLRQDLTVQHIKNEFTVSVYEIHARIALEKGDLGEYNQCQTQLRALYQLGLKGNPLEFKAYRILYFIHTANRSALNDAMADLTPAEKEERPLKHALNVRSALALGNYHRFFQLYLDTPNMGAYLMDMFVGRERLAALCNICRAYKPDVNLRFVTEELGFESDAEAVQFIIDHNGQDLLEERPDYIAFATGKAGQRFEALRAEAFRRVDIKGQI; from the exons ATGATGCCCAACACATCTTGGAGCCAGGCTGCTGGCATACCACATGCATATGCATCGTATTCTCCTG CACCGAACGCCGCCCCAGCCTACACCTCTGTCTCAGTTCGGCAATCTTTTGGGCCTGTAGCTTCCGCCCAGCACTCTTATTCCCCATCACAAGGAACCTCTTACCCGTCACATCCAGGAGCCACATCCACAACTACCGAGACAGCCGCTCAACCGACTGAGCAATCCAAAAAGATTGACTGGCCCCTTTCCGTTCGACAATATGTTGCTAGATCTTTCCTGCCTGACAATATGGACCATACCGTTGATCGTACCGAGATGGAGGCCAAGTTGAAGGAGACGATCTCGAATGCTCACCAAACCGGTGTTATGTACACTACGGATTGGGATAAATACCCCCTCCCCCAGGAGCTGATCAAGCAAGAGCGCCTGGCTTCATTAATGTCCACGACGGTAGCTCTCCCCAACACGACATGGAATGTTGCAACCCCTACacagaagaagaggaagtcCAGCGACATGTCCTCGGAGGGCCTGCCCGGCGCTACGGCGCCATGGCAGTCAGCCAAGAGCAACCCGCTTGAGAGTCGTGTTTCCTATCAAACAACCGACAAGCGTCCTGCTCCCGGAGCATCGTCAAATAAGGCTGCTATGAGTAAGTTCCAAAAGCAGCTGGAGAAGCGTCAACGCCGATTCGATGGAGGCTACAAGTCAACATACCGTTCTCCTAGCCCGCCTCCTTCAGATGGGCCTATTGTCGGCACATGTCAAACGCTTGAAAAGCGCTACCTCCGTCTGACCGGGCCACCCGTCATTTCTCAAGTGCGACCTGAGCCGATCCTTCACCAAACCCTTGACCTGCTGAAGAAGAAGTGGAGGAAGGAGTCCAACTACTCATATATTTGCGATCAGTTCAAGTCCTTGCGCCAGGACCTCACCGTGCAACACATCAAGAACGAGTTCACCGTTTCCGTATACGAGATCCACGCGCGCATTGCTTTGGAAAAGGGGGATTTGGGTGAGTATAATCAGTGTCAGACTCAGCTCCGTGCTTTGTACCAGCTGGGTCTGAAAGGCAATCCCCTCGAGTTCAAAGCCTATCGTATTTTGTATTTCATTCATACTGCCAATCGTTCAGCCTTGAACGACGCTATGGCAGATCTAACCCcagcagaaaaagaagagaggcCTTTGAAACATGCCCTCAACGTGCGCTCAGCCTTGGCCTTGGGCAACTACCATCGATTCTTCCAGCTGTACCTGGACACGCCAAATATGGGCGCCTACCTGATGGATATGTTTGTTGGCCGTGAGCGTCTTGCAGCTCTGTGTAACATCTGCAGAGC GTATAAACCTGATGTGAACCTTCGATTCGTCACCGAAGAACTTGGTTTCGAATCCGACGCGGAGGCCGTGCAATTTATTATTGACCATAATGGCCAAGATCTGCTCGAAGAGCGGCCCGATTACATCGCCTTTGCTACCGGCAAGGCTGGTCAGCGTTTCGAGGCCTTGAGGGCAGAGGCTTTCCGTAGAGTCGATATCAAAGGCCAAATATGA